Proteins from a single region of Thermodesulfobacteriota bacterium:
- a CDS encoding RDD family protein, which produces MSTTENTNEISNIEEDVISFDLAGLNSRAAAFIIDVVIISIIALLAFGIGVFFVKDPEISLGNVFMPIFLLLFFLSSSYFVILNGYSGKTIGKMIVGIKIISDDGDGIGFWQSFVRWIGYYISAIFLFLGFIWSIFDQNSQSWHDKIAGTYVVKE; this is translated from the coding sequence ATGTCTACTACAGAAAACACTAACGAAATCAGTAATATTGAGGAAGATGTAATATCCTTTGATTTAGCAGGGCTAAATTCAAGGGCTGCTGCATTTATAATTGACGTTGTGATTATTTCTATAATAGCACTTTTAGCTTTTGGAATAGGGGTGTTTTTTGTTAAGGATCCTGAAATTAGTTTGGGAAATGTTTTTATGCCGATATTTCTTTTGCTTTTTTTCCTCTCTTCCTCATATTTCGTAATATTGAACGGCTATAGCGGAAAAACAATCGGCAAAATGATAGTGGGAATTAAGATAATATCAGATGATGGTGATGGGATTGGGTTCTGGCAATCGTTTGTAAGATGGATCGGATACTATATTTCAGCAATATTTTTATTCTTAGGATTCATTTGGTCAATATTTGATCAAAACTCACAGTCTTGGCATGATAAAATAGCGGGAACATATGTAGTAAAGGAATAA